From one Solanum lycopersicum chromosome 12, SLM_r2.1 genomic stretch:
- the LOC138340687 gene encoding uncharacterized protein, whose translation MGDNDEEVSLTDFVVAQPTAADQNELIMQLMQQIAEMRVEMQRMQDLSNRVSSFNPPKDGRPPLHYPPSSTEQVQNLLSNPIQNPPTIDLTTLYPHHATPSCQAPHRSHNTNQILHLQNQNTDPQSFPQDYQANQNTQNPSIIPLIPQKTTFQIPTSNEPHADCSELDHCEEQEREWRSKEEVLKAKEEIRKVMKELHYFSEVDELSYEDVYIHPNLDLPEGFKVPKFVTFNGTRNPLTHLKAYCDQLGGVDKNEALLMRLFSRSLSGEAREWLTSQELKQWKSWNALAKDFTERFGRNIEDATDRYYLEKIRQKSTENYREYALRWRKEAAKVQPPMSEREITEMFIRTQEPEYYERMLCMMGQKFVEIVKVGEALEDGFKTGKLTKLTALRSNGKSARISDMDKSKGKLEEVSTITATHRRSDSKREYQNHNVNQEKFPRPKFRKAPKVFTPLRESQTQLYERLKAMGKLYPIEGRPANPLGKFYRADHRCSYHSGAVGHDTKNCSTLKHKIQNMINNNLINIEETT comes from the coding sequence ATGGGAGACAACGATGAGGAAGTCAGCCTTACAGATTTTGTGGTGGCTCAACCCACCGCGGCAGATCAAAATGAGTTAATTATGCAGCTGATGCAACAGATTGCCGAAATGAGGGTCGAAATGCAAAGAATGCAAGATTTGTCTAATCGAGTGTCATCCTTCAACCCTCCAAAAGATGGAAGACCTCCACTCCACTATCCTCCCTCAAGCACGGAACAAGTTCAGAACCTTCTCTCTAACCCCATTCAGAATCCTCCAACCATTGACTTAACTACCCTCTATCCCCATCACGCCACCCCATCGTGTCAAGCACCACATCGTTCTCACAATACCAATCAAATCCTTCATCTTCAGAACCAGAATACTGATCCTCAAAGTTTCCCCCAAGATTATCAAGCCAATCAAAATACCCAGAATCCCTCCATTATCCCACTCATACCTCAAAAGACTACTTTCCAAAtcccaacttcaaatgaaccTCATGCCGATTGTTCCGAGCTTGATCACTGTGAAGAACAGGAGAGAGAGTGGAGGTCAAAAGAAGAGGTACTCAAGGCGAAAGAAGAGATCAGGAAAGTCATGAAGGAGTTACACTATTTTTCCGAAGTCGATGAATTAAGCTATGAGGATGTATACATCCATCCGAATCTCGACCTCCCAGAAGGGTTCAAGGTGCCAAAGTTTGTCACTTTTAACGGGACAAGAAATCCTCTAACACATCTGAAAGCTTATTGTGATCAACTCGGGGGAGTCGACAAAAATGAAGCATTATTAATGCGTCTCTTCAGTCGAAGTCTAAGTGGAGAAGCTCGGGAATGGCTTACGTCACAGGAGTTGAAACAATGGAAAAGTTGGAATGCACTTGCAAAGGACTTCACAGAAAGATTTGGACGTAACATAGAAGATGCCACAGATCGCTACTACTTGGAGAAGATCAGACAGAAGTCTACAGAAAATTATCGAGAGTACGCTCTTCGTTGGAGAAAAGAGGCCGCAAAAGTTCAACCTCCAATGTCCGAACGTGAGATCACCGAAATGTTTATTCGTACTCAAGAGCCTGAGTACTACGAAAGAATGTTGTGTATGATGGGACAAAAGTTTGTCGAGATTGTCAAAGTGGGAGAAGCTTTGGAAGATGGTTTCAAGACTGGAAAGCTCACCAAACTCACCGCATTGCGATCTAATGGAAAATCTGCCAGAATCAGTGATAtggataaatcaaaaggaaaattgGAGGAGGTAAGTACGATCACGGCTACTCATAGGAGGTCAGATTCTAAAAGGGAATACCAAAACCATAATGTCAATCAGGAAAAATTTCCTCGCCCAAAATTTAGGAAAGCTCCTAAAGTATTTACACCATTGAGGGaatctcaaactcaactttatgaaaggttgaaagCAATGGGTAAGCTCTATCCTATAGAAGGAAGACCAGCCAAtcctttgggaaaattttacaGAGCTGACCACAGATGCTCTTATCATTCAGGAGCCGTTGGGCATGACACAAAGAATTGTTCAACTCTGAAGCACAAGATACAAAACATGATCAACAACaacttgatcaatattgaggaaACCACCTGA
- the LOC101256066 gene encoding uncharacterized protein yields MKPVVGTVVSNKMQKSVVVAVDRLFHNKVYNRYVKRTSKFMAHDDKDECNIGDRVKLDHSRPLSKRKHWVVAEILKRARIYVPPPRVTTERVNKTQVSAP; encoded by the exons ATGAAGCCGGTAGTAGGAACAGTAGTGTCTAACAAGATGCAGAAATCAGTAGTGGTGGCAGTGGATAGACTCTTCCACAACAAGGTTTACAATCGATATGTCAAACGGACCTCCAAATTCATGGCTCATGATGACAAAGACGAATGCAACATCGGTGACCGC GTTAAGTTGGATCATTCAAGACCACTGAGCAAGCGCAAGCACTGGGTTGTAgctgaaattttgaaaagagcAAGAATTTATGTGCCTCCGCCACGAGTTACCACTGAGAGGGTCAACAAGACTCAAGTGTCTGCCCCCTAA
- the LOC101268554 gene encoding serine/threonine-protein kinase STY13-like has product MPAISSCTAIDLAKAHFMEQQFQHEVAMLAKHPNIIRFIGACRKANESCIVTEYTRGGSVCQFLQNQVVPLKLAVKLVLDVEHVHGLNLIHRDLESDNLLIAADKSIKIADFGVARIQVDKTLEAAGRQKS; this is encoded by the coding sequence ATGCCAGCTATCTCGTCCTGCACTGCGATTGATCTTGCGAAGGCTCACTTTATGGAGCAGCAATTTCAGCATGAGGTCGCGATGTTGGCAAAGCATCCAAATATTATTCGATTTATTGGTGCATGTCGTAAAGCCAATGAGTCGTGTATTGTAACTGAATATACAAGAGGGGGATCAGTGTGTCAGTTCCTGCAAAACCAAGTTGTGCCATTGAAGTTAGCTGTTAAGCTGGTCTTGGATGTGGAGCATGTGCATGGTCTGAATCTTATTCATCGAGATCTAGAATCCGACAATCTACTGATTGCTGCTGACAAGTCAATCAAGATTGCAGACTTTGGTGTTGCTCGAATTCAAGTGGACAAGACGCTCGAGGCAGCAGGGAGACAGAAATCATGA